CCCTCCATTTTGgcctaaaatagtctgaaattaattttttcgcgcgctttacGCGCAAATGTCCAAGTGACATCgaaacaaaatatgcttgtcccTTCTAAATTTTAATACAGGTGAGTTTAATTTTgtaggcctccaaattttggcctggccacggaaaaaaaaaaaaggtcaattcGGCCCTGGTCACAGTACGTAAATGAAACAGGAAACGACCCGTGTTGGAGCTGATTTGCTCAAACGTATCACAACCCGTAATAACTTTCCGTCGCACAAAGAGGTCAGAAGTCATGAAGTTGCCGTCTGCACCGTCAGATTGAGTTCATAATATTCATGCATATGGCACTGTTGCCTCCACAGGGTGATACAATTTTGAATGTTTCCATCTACATGTGTGTCACGCTATACAGATTTTACCAAGTCGGATACATTATGGTCCTTCTTGAATGATGACTCATCGAAGATATCATGCGTCCTCGTGTTCCTGAAGGATCTTGAATTGTCTTCTTATGGTGTTGCGAATGGGAACATTGTGAGGTTGGCAGGTTAAAACAAAGGATACACGGTTGGACTTGGATTTGATAGACACTGTCAGAGGCTCTTTCAACAtctgtgatgagttgccagtctgatgaaaccactagagTAGTGGCGAAACGTCATTAAAAACGATCTCCACTATTTTTGGATTTGCATAAAAAGAACTATGCTTATAGTCTGTCAGAGCAGATTCCCTGTCAACTTCTTGGACACGGTCCATAGCAGATTCACTAACGTGTAATGGATATCCTCGTTGATGAAAGAAACCTCTCATTTCAGTCTGGACGTTGGTAAGATCTTCGTTGTAACTGCAAACCCTTTTGGCGCGAAGGAGTTGGCTGTACGGAATAGAGTTTTAACTCTGGGGATGACTCGAGTCATACCTAGATAGCCGTGAGAGATGTGCTCGTGTAGTGAATGGTCGAAGAAATGCTATCGCCATTTATTGTTTGAGATCAAGAGAGTTAACGCTCACTCGAAATTTATCTATTCTGCGTCTTTCACTGTTTCAAGCGTGTATCGGCGTAATTATGCATGCTTTTACTGCTTTCAGCGTGATTGGATGTCATTCAGCGTTCTATCACGTCATTATGCGTGTTTTGACGGCTTTCAGTGTGCTTGAACGTCATTCTGCATTCTTTGGCGGTTTTCAGCGTGATGGACGTCATTCTGCATTCTTTGACGTCCTTTCGTGTACTTTATTAATCATGTTTGATGGTTTTCAGCGTGCTTGGATGGTAATAGCCGGAAACAGGGTCATCTAACCGGAAGTTGACATTCGGTCACATGAATGGCTTAGCAAGATCTGGTGCCACCCCTTGTCTTTTAATGTGGATGGCTCCTTTGACACCTCTACGGAACAACATGTCTTCCATCTCCCAAGATTTTCACCCCGGATTTTTACCTCGTCCCAACTTCCACCCACCTATCAGTTGGCATTGAAGACCTGTCGATGCTGGTCGCAGGCTATCAAGTCGCAATGCAAGTCGTGAGagcttttttaaagttttttcgaTACAATATACACCACGACGGTTATATTCACGATTGACTATTATATAAAAGTATTTGTATTTAACATACTTTAGTTACCTTAGTTTGTTAGCAAATGAAGACATTGTCATATAAACTGTTTGTTCTTTATCCACAGTGTCAACTTCCCTGCGATCCTCAAACTCGATTACGCTTCCTCCGCCGTTGGTGTGAACATGTGCAAGAACGAGGACGACGTACGTAACGCGTACACCGCTCTCACCAATAGTCTCCGCACCATGGAATCCGAGTATGAAAGTTTTGGGAACACCATGCTACTAATGGAGTACCTCGACGGCTCAGAGCATGCTATTGACGTCGTCATCTTCGAACGGAAACTGGTCGCAGCCTTTCTCAGTGACATTGGTCCGACTAACTATCCATCTTATACTGGTATGTGCCATAAGTTAGCGATAATTTACTTAAACATTAATATCTAGTTTCGAATCAGATCGAAAatgtaattaataataaaaacgagtatgaattttaaaaactTAACACACATGACCATACGGAGATGTATCGCAAGCATGTGTCGCCATATTGTATATTCTTCCCAGGAAAAAAAGATACCGCTTCCCTACCAAAACCATACATGGCATGTATGTTTTTTTGGATGAATGAAGTGAATAAGCCCAGGGGCCACCTCAATATTTTTCCTTGAATTCAAGATGGCGACCACAAAATTCCACTAAAATCCCTACAAACTCATATTTTACAGTctacaaaatgtcatttatgaccAACTGGTTATTAGCCCTATGTAATGAGAAGATCTTAGTTGATTTCGCTGCTGAGATATTTTCCTTTGAAACGGATACTTTGTCAAGTGGCCTTGTGACCACATTTAGCTTAGCATGCTCAAGGTCACAAAAAAAAggaatttgactttttttcttatGCCCTCACCTGGCATCCAAGAGATAAGCTGAAAAAgataccttttcagagtctgaattGATCAGCTACTGAGATGCCATcccggcgtcttcattcagcgttgTGATTACTCTCCACTGGTCACCTGACCACCCGGTGGGTGGTCAAGTGACAGCTAAGGCTTCTCTGATCTTTCGGTTCAAAAAAGTTATCCTCCCTGCCATGCACTTCTACATTGACCAAACTGATTTCATATTCGTGATTAAAAGTATGTTCTCCGACTGCTGACAGCGGGGCTGTGGCTCTAGTATGTTCCTTGAACTTAGTGGCGAGTGCTCCTGCCGTCTCACCAACAGTGTCAGTGCACTCCGGGCAACTGATTTTATATTATAACACTACATTTGCTTGAGTCCGTGGTTCTATTCTTGGGATGGACTAGGAAAGACCTTATTTTATTAACCGGTTTGTGGTATGCGTTGACCCCGTGGTCGCGGAAGATGTTGTTTAGCTTTTATGACAGACCATTGTCATATGGAAGGGGGCATTGATCTTTCTCAATTGGCATGTAGTGTCTTTgcgatctttcttcttcttgggCTTAGGCGTTTTGAGCATCCAAGTCTCATATCCGTTAGCTTCTAGCCCAGATTTgaggggggtgttttgttttgttttgttttgttttgtttttatgagaTGGGCCTGCCAGGCAATTGACTGAACCCTGAATTGGATTAAATTTTAGATGGGATAATCAATCTCTGATTGTTACTTTCAAGTGTCTGAAACAAATAGCGCCATCTTACCTTTCATCTATATTCACTTTTACACACTCAACTCATGATAAATGTACTCGAAGTCAAACTCATAATGCTCTGATTGTTCCTACGTGGAATATTTTTGCTGGTAAAAGAACTTTCAATTACAGAGCTGCGGTACTCTGGAATAATCTTCCACTGAAAATTCGTTCAAACTTTATGTCCATGAGTGtgtatatatttaagaaataaagggtgcagcataaTCCTTTGGACGAGAATAATGTGCggggcagtaaaaacgtaaataatgggtgaggcgcagccgagcccattatttaaacgtttttactgccgaggacacattatttgcgtgtaaaggataatgctgcaccctttatttctattctatttaccacaaaatagtgtgatttaaagagaaaatataaaaatgtttgcccaaatatttcaagttgtttacctcaaggtggagcgcataagcgtagccaaagcgtatgtaGCCTACAtgataacacaacctaacattccattctcccccaTAAGCAGGTAtgtacatacaataacacacccctgacattccattctcccctacataagcaggtgtgctgtgcgctctgctgtgcgctgtgatgatagaagaacataaagttcgttgcccttgacactttatcgctaattaatggtctgtcacgtgacgcgtttcaacaaatcacagtgcgcgattttgaataatgggtcgtgggggtaatagaattagtAATAATGGTAATGATGTAGTTCCTATTATTTCCATCTTATTTTCATGCCTGTGTATATtatacattactgtattattttcaTATCCTCATTTGTATTATAGTATTCTTTGCATTTTGATTGTTTAATTAGTGTCTAATTATATATTGATATTTTCTGATCTGGACCTTTTGTGAGATCAGTACTTATGTATTGAAAGAGCTTACCAGAATAAAGATAGATTGAATGACTGAATGACTTCTTAGTGGGGCAAATATTGGTATGGGGGTCATTTTATCACAATTGTCCCAATATTTCTGAAAGCTAGCCTAATATTTCCTAATTGTAGCCAAAtttattgaaatttgccaaatattttggggaaaatgtgACTTCTGGTACAGTTGtaggtccaaattcaaattttaagtgGCACAACCGGCATCCATACCTAACTTGAGTACCCGGGGAAAAACTAAAAGCAAACTGAATAATATCAAATGAAGCATTGTGTTGTCCAAGATGTTATTAAATAATTGAGGGTTAGCATATTATGTCTGTAGATTATGAAGAAATTAGAAAGAAGTGATGAAAACGCATTCTactataaaataattatttttataataattataatcaataTTATCAAAATGTCAATGTATTATTATAGGGACGGTAACCCTGATGCCTTCAAACCTGCCCTCGGACAAACAAGCCCAGCTGGTGACAGCTGCTTACCAGTGCTGTAACGAGATAGGTATGAGTTCACTATTCACCATACTTGCGTTGGAACTAATTATTTGAAATGTCGatataaaatcgagttgtgtaaatcagataCTCATTATGTTTTATACTTGTTGTGTAATTTCTGTAGTAAATTAAATAGACTTTATCCTTAAATGTCATTCAAAATAAACTTATATTAttaaaggaccgttcacaaacacttgcaaggggggcctgatgcaaaaaaaatcatcgcgaacatttcagcccccccttttttgacatgaaaattatgggtcaaccccatagaaaagcatataaactcaatttttccaggaaaatttgaggtcatttttttcaggccccccccttaggagggtcaaaaactttcagggccccctttttgcatccgcccccccacaagtgtttgtgaacggtccctaatggcaTTTTGGAAAACACGCACAAATCCTAATCTTCTGCCAGATTCACTTTTTAAACATAtgtcaaatttaattaattaaaaattagtTAATTAGAAACATTTGGCTGCTGAGACCTGAGACGAATAAGCTGAGACAAAATCAAAGAGAACATCGTaacttaatataaaaaaatatatgtgcgaatttaaaaaataatgaccAAAAATCAATGAATCCGGCGATTAAACATGTGCCCTGCCTATTATTAGACCGCGCCTGCATAAATTCAGAAAGTGTGCCATtaataattatttgcaatacaTTTCAAATAAGCTTGCACGTCCTATTCTACACAGTTCGCTATTCTGATAGAAAATCATGTCAGCAAAGTGGACTCAGATTAGACTGAGTCTGGTCACCCTTAAAAGTAACCTTGAATTTTTGATGTGCAATACATTTCTTCATCGGATGTTATCATGTTAACCAGcattgcccttttgttgaccatttgcAACCTTCGCATACCGGCTTCAAAGTCAAGCATAGTATATATTCAGTACTCTCTTGGCTAGAGGTCCTAGGGGGCccgtgaaaaatataaaaaaattaccccgggcccgtaatgacTCTCGGCGGTACTGCTCAGTTCTACAAGTAGACTATGCCGTAGTCGATttagcatgttattaatgttaatcatgatgaaagcattcagttgaactcgaaattatactgatatttattacatcaaaatactagtataaaattgttatgaaaaagtttatataattatattagtgacagtaaaagtaaagtgtacgtaggcttatattattgaatgcaatatgtcataatgtcataattttaTTGGCGCTTCAatgctgaacaattctgattttagaatctgccagtttattaattgcgaaattccaggttaaaatcgactatggactttcaattttaaacgggattttgaacgggcaaagttcctaacactcacactgtcaatcatacttttttatcaatcaaatttaaccgcaagcaaatacaagacgcgctcatgcaattacacaacacaaaggccgcatacttgtgtaccatgaagttattaatggtaatgacaggtacccggaggatttaaaccataacaagatctgggcgaccaatcacaaaccagatccatttaaagatgcattacatcatggccaattttagtaggccagatttccgacaatctcatccatagaagctcatagacagccgtgttaagcatgtaaaccgcaatacaaagtcagtagtccacttgggaagttaacaaacagagggagtagggtgactgagaagatcagatgtgaaaatgtatcaattgtgcacacattaattaaatcagagttttaagcttaaatacaatatccatatgcacaatgggcaagtggactacggggtagtctattcTACAAGCGACTGCTTCTCATGCCTACTTAGGCGTGGACATCACCCGCACATAGAAATttcaaggttagttgaaattTGTTGTGCTGAATGTTagtttaaattaattattatcaGCACTTATATTCGACTAAACTTCTTGTTAAcattatatttatttacaatCAATTGTATTATATACTAGGTCTCTCCAACGGTGTGTTCAATGTTGAGATGAAGATGACTTCCACTGGACCCAAACTGCTTGAAATTAACGCCCGGATGGGCTGTGGCTTCACACGCAACTGGATCAAACGTCTGTATGGCGTAGATCTCATGAAGTGCGCTATGCTCATCTCATGCGGCATCAAGCCCTACGTCCCAAAACTGCCCCCGGTTGAATTTCTTTTGGGTGTGAATCTGATTCCGTCAGAACACGGACGTATAATGACCAACAACAACCTGCGTATGGTTCTTAACGATCTTCAAGCTAGCGGTGACGTGATTCTCATGATGGTGGGGGATGAAGATGCGGAGAGCACGCAATATGAACAGCCGTTCGCAAAGATCACTGTCAAGGGCCGTAATGTCGACGAGTGTCGACAGAAGCTGGGCGAAGTTTGTGGCAAGCTGAATATTGAAACGAAAAACTATCGTGTCTCGGAGTTTACGAAATATTTGTAACGATGTTGTCCAATTTTGAGAGTTTTGACTCTCTGTCGTCGTGACGTAAAGCGCGTGGCGCACATGTCTTCACAGATTAAACTTTCTCGGAGAAATAATTCATTAACTTCCACCTAAATCGCTCATTTCATGTCAGCAAAATTTGCCGTGCCGGTTTGGCCCCTCACAAAATCGGGAAGATTACAAAATATCTGGATTGAGAGTGCCACGGAGAGACTAATCCTCGCTTTTTTGACCTCACGCATCGACAGCTGCAACAATCTGCTCGTCGAACTCCATGATCTTCATAAACTCCAGTGACTGCATATGCCACATATCGGCCCGGTATTCACCGGATCAGATTCAAAACTCTTTAAAAGGTCTTATCAAGCAATTTGAGcctccatgatgcagtcatgtctacagtagaattcaccacgacctttgcaggacttaacattcattgaaaacagctcaactgattaaatcagatcttctctggttaaatccacactacacatgtttctgttttacctgtgcggtattgcaatgaactggtattatagtttcagttgggtaaccgattataaagcaaacacacggtaacaatactatgtgggcctttgttcacgaaatgagacaatagtctgcttattgttaaccagcattcttgaaaatgagaaacataatggttgttgacttaacacggtttggaaataatttcttcatattttttggtgttatctgtcgtttacatatccttcctaaaacacaaaagtgcgaatatttccaaacacctaaattatttaggacatgttacaaaactatattttctagaatttcagagaatactttaaatattggccggttatttttcacacagtgacgttaactaggtaatctaacatacactatttgtagaggtcacgcttcaatggtgagagcactgtgtattgtgtataagaaaacggacagtaactgcagtatgccgcGTCGCATTCGATCATTAACttgcaacctttttttttttcaagtttctctGCCTCCTCGGACCGTGACTGTATACATACGGACAGAGAGCTCTGTTGTTGCTCCATGAATGTGGAATTTTCTCGCCATCAGAAACTCTGCTTACATTCAACAATTCAAAACTCTCCTTCAGACGTACTTATTCATGGACTGGTTTAATCATTCGTTTGTGTTTAATATGATTATGAGCACCCAAAAAATCTGTATTGTCCGTCAATTTTTCTCCCATTGCATTATAATCAGGTAATAAAGTCTTGAACTTGGAATGAATTTGTTGAATTGTGTTATGAACTTTTCTCTTTTCTGCCGCGTAGTAGCTTGCTGCATCAGAATCTTGGAATTGTCGAAATTCTGGAATTTTGATAATTCCAGgtttctgacgcagcctgtcaaaaactaggaatttgtcaaaattctggaattcgaCAGTTCATgtttctgacgcagcctgtcaTTGAAATTGTCTTGGAATTCAAGAATTACGACAGTGTCCACTATCGCATTGCCGGAATTTTGACagttccaagtttttgacaggctgcgtcagaaacCTGGAACTGTCGTAATTCTGGAATTTTGTTTTGTTACGTCTTACCTTAATCAGCCccaatgcgatcaagcaaaaatagtcagaactctgaaatattaaattttcagtttcttacatgatagtaaaaagcatttacaaagctgcattttgcagaaaccccattgaaattgaacaaccagttccaaatatatgagcaattaaagagtttctaaaacaataggaaacaaaaagaaatgtttcctttgtttgactatatctcaaaatcaatatttccgatttccgactgattttgcttgatcgcatcacatagtctggaatgagcgttttgagcgtttcgacagtattttttgtgggacatgagacatatcgaattgcattctgaatacgaagaatgtctttctgatatcaaataattttcattttttgaaattcacgatataattcaaatttcatgacaaattattaacatttgatatttttcacatttttgatatataacagtaaattttataaatctaatgatatattctgaaagtgtatgtagttgaggaaaaagttgacgatcaattgaaacttttgatttttatattgaagatatggattttttcccaaaagacctaattttttttggtgtttgggggaatccatatcttcaatacgaaaggtcaaaattttcaattgatcgtcggcttttcatcccacctacatacattttaagtacatatcatcagatttataaagtttacttatactgttaaatattaaaaatatcaatttttaatcatttgccataaaatgtgtatttcattgcgaatttaaaaaaatcaaaattatttgatatcagaagggcattcttcgtattcagaatgcaattcgatatctagTGCTgaaattagtattgatgaaggagatatttactgctgatattggtattgataatgtagttatctactgctgagattggtattgataaagtagctatctaatgctgatatttgtattgatgaggtagctatatactgctgatagtgttattgatgaaatagctatctactgctaagtAGCTATataccagtggacttcgggtatatatatatataaatgcgcatttataaatgcgcacgtgaccagatggccagcgacatatttgcattacatcactgtcaatcacagaAATGGCAACCATTGCGgaagtggctacagttgtgaccttgtttcgtggctagcactggcaaggagcattggctggaggttcgatgctatacatttgcaaggataaatcatggatatcgaaggatcatgattattgcacagcacccccccacccatgtacaaacataactaatttttatttatttatttatttatttatttatttatttatttatttatttatttatttatttatttatttatttatttatttatttatttatttatttatttatttatttattttttttttttttttttttttttttttttttttatctattttttttttttttttttttttttatttatttttttatttttttatttatttattcaaattcaacaaaattgacgtatacaatacAATTATAATACCATGAAATAATGTGTGTGACTCTAGTGTGTGACGATTAGTTCCATACTAGttacatgcatcacatacgtgattgtacgtcaaattgtcatataacgtatgagcgtgatgtatagtatacgagtcttcctcaacatcttccagccgggatgattagatcatgtatagtcctctacgtgtttatactctaaattgtacgtcgaagggtgtacagattaccgatttagcatgggggacacaaaaagtgcttaaaaacacacgttttgaatttgttttttgtccattttgatacttaattgaatgtgatcgagcgaatgagtaagttagagttgaggaggacgggcggggacatctagttCGAGAGGGGCATTATTCTGAAAAGGGCTgaagttatagtttcgtcaatttacgttaaaattagagtttaaattagggtcagggttatgttcagtggcggcactacggggggggagatacttatcttgactcccaaataaataaatccatgacacattccttccaaagaaaatgacagcccctaagttccctatcatcaagtgcaaaaaaaataacatcattggcagctactcagttctgaccttaatgccagtaagaatcacatttcgtcatcaatatggccaattgccacgcccatttagcacgaaaatactgaaatataagtttttaaatcagctatatctagcttttccgtcatcaatttttttttccgtaatggaaaatccaaataaagagttgatgtttcgggtcaaattattttgccctttgcaatcaatgccactattttgcaaaaacaattttccttgtaacctgtcatttttgcctatacttttgcgtgtggaatttgtgtacatccgggtaccttacatcgttgaacacggtatggcgacttgtagatgtcacctgcgcatttataaatgcgcatttatatatatatacccgaagtccactgtataCTGctaatagtggtattgatgaagtagctgtcttctGAATGACaatgaatgacaatgatcaagtgcttacagctttacgtgtgatttttgataccacgcaacgttaatgttgaagttttaaaagattttaactttgtattacaatttcttggaaatattctgaAAACATTattgtgtgtgagaaatttttaagccagctggaattctttatgtagtaattctttatgcaacatttatattaacatcaacgaaaaaagatatttacaaccgagcattatcttacatgcaagctttcattttcaatatcgagcaggttttcaaatttgaacaaaacctaattaaatgttttgcaagaaacatgttgtttaaaaagaacgaaaaggatttaatagaacaaaatatgaagcccgttGACaatttaaccactagtgcgcattgtgctGAATTATCTTTctctcaaacttggaatgaagtgaattgacacatgcgttatgtaatcgctcatttcttcgcgattagtcaaacgattccagtaaaattggcatataagatgcagaataaaatgggctacatgctgatttttaaactttgggattctgatgtctatttttcgacttacgactaaatttatttgcccggtaatttttttctgggacaccctgtatactgctgatagtggtattgatgaagtagcttataCTGCTGGTATTGCttattatgaagtagctatctactgccgatattggcattgatgaggtagctatctactgctgaaattggtattgatgaaaaagATATCTCCTGCTGATGTTCGTATTTataaagtagatatctactgctgaaaatggtattgatgaaatagctatatattgctgataggggtattgatgaagtagctatctactgttgatatagatattgatgaagtagctatagaaGTAGCTGTTATCTATatgtgatattggtattgataaagtagataTCTAGTCCTgtcattggtattgatgaagtagatatctactgctgatatttgtcttggtaaagtagttatctactgctgatattgatatattgCTGGTATTGCttattatgaagtagctatctactgccgatattggcactgatgaagtagctatctactgctgaaattggtattgatgaaaaagATATCTCCTGCTGATGTTCGTATTTataaagtagatatctactgctgaaaatggtattgatgaaatagctatatattgctgataggggtattgatgaagtagctatctactgttgatatagatattgatgaagtagctatagatGTAGCTGTTATCTATatgtgatattggtattgataaagtagataTCTAGTCCTgtcattggtattgatgaagtagatatctactgctgatatttgtattggtaaagtagttatctactgctgatattgatatattgGTAGATaccaactgctgatattggtattgatgaagtagctacccagcaaacacacacacatgtttttaaaacgttttaaacatgttatattttgggttttggtttagataaaaacgttttaataacattaaatgtcgggttatataaaggtcatgtaaacattttaaaacattttgtatgaaaacacactacaacaatattttcaaaatgttttcaaaatgttattgtaaaatattttttggaaa
Above is a genomic segment from Amphiura filiformis chromosome 10, Afil_fr2py, whole genome shotgun sequence containing:
- the LOC140162789 gene encoding carnosine synthase 1-like; translated protein: MLLMEYLDGSEHAIDVVIFERKLVAAFLSDIGPTNYPSYTGTVTLMPSNLPSDKQAQLVTAAYQCCNEIGLSNGVFNVEMKMTSTGPKLLEINARMGCGFTRNWIKRLYGVDLMKCAMLISCGIKPYVPKLPPVEFLLGVNLIPSEHGRIMTNNNLRMVLNDLQASGDVILMMVGDEDAESTQYEQPFAKITVKGRNVDECRQKLGEVCGKLNIETKNYRVSEFTKYL